In Streptomyces camelliae, the sequence CGCGAATGACGCAGATGACGCGGGTGACGCAGAAATCCGCACCTCGGACACACGCGGGCTCCCGACAAACCCAACGTTCGAAGATCCCGCCGCTTACCCAAAGATCGAAGCCTCGAAGGAGTCGCACCGTGGCACGCCCCAAGATGCTCAAGCTCCCCGAAGTCCTCGAAGAGATCGAGATGAGCCGCGCCGCCTTCTACCGGATGCGCGCTCGCGGCAAGGCCCCCAAGCTCATCAAGCTGCCCAACGGCCATATCCGTTGCCGTCGCAGTGACCTGGATGCGTGGTGGGCCGAGCACGAGACCGCAGCCTGACTTTCTCCCGCACCCACACGAGACACGAGGGGCCCGCTTGAAGCGGGCCCCTCTGGAGTTTGCATGTCGCTGACCTACGACGTTCGCCTGTACTCCATCGAGATCCGCAAGGACCGCCCCAAGCCGTACCGTCTCCGTTGGCTGGTCGGGGCGAACAAGCACTCCAAGAGTTACACCCTCAAGGTTCAGGCGGAGGGGCGCCGCTCGGAACTCATGTCCGCCATTCGGCGCGGCGACCAGTTCGACGAGGAGACGGGGCTTCCTGTCTCCGAGCTGCGTGCGAAGCAGGGTTCCATCACCTGGTACGAGCACTGCCGTGCGTACGTTGATCGTAAGTGGGCGCTGGCCCCGGCGAAGTCGCGGAAGAACTACGCGGATGCGCTGGCCACCATCACGCCGGCGCTCGTGAAGACGAGGGCGGGCATGCCCGATGCTGCGCTCATGCGGCGTGCGCTCTACGGCTGGGCGTTCAACCGGAACCGCTGGAACGAGACCCCACCGGACGACGTTGCCCGCGCCCTGGCTTGGATCGGTACGCATTCGATGCCGGTGTCTGCGCTGGAAGACCCCGCAACGGTACGTCTCGCCCTTGATGCCCTGGCTCTGCGGATCGACGGCAAGTCGGCGTCACCGCGCACGGCGAAGCGCAAGCGGGCGTGTCTGAGCGATGTTCTCGGGCTGGCGGTGGAAGAGCAGTACTTCTCGCTCCCGGTCAATCCGCTCACAGCCGTGAAGTGGACCGCTCCGAAGTCCGTGGAGGAGGTGGACCCCGAAAGCGTTGCGAACCCCCGCCAGGTGCGCGCGCTGCTGGCGGGGGTGCGTGAGCAGGGGACCCGTGGACGTCACCTGGAAGCGTTCTTCGGGTGCCTGTACTACGCGGCCATGCGCCCCGCCGAAGCGGCCGGACTGCGCGCGAGTCAGTGTCACCTCCCTGAGACCGGGTGGGGCATGCTCACTCTGCGACAGGGCATTGTTCGGGCCGGCCGGAGCTGGACGGACGACGGGTCGGCTCACGAGACGCGCCACCTGAAAGCTCGGGCCAAGAAGGACTCCCGTCCGGTACCCATCCCGCCGCACTTCGTCCGCATGCTGCGGGAGCACATCGCCACGCACGGCACGGCGCCTGATGGCCGGCTCTTCCGGACCAACCGCAACGGTCTCCTACAGGAGACCGGCTACGGGGAGGTGTGGGCGAAGGCCCGCCGCGACGTGCTGAGCGAGGCAGAGACGGCCTCACTGCTGGCCCGTCGCCCCTACGACCTTCGACACGCCGGGGTGTCGTTCTGGCTCAGTTCTGGAGTGGACGCCATGGAGTGCGCCCGTCGCGCCGGGCACAGCATCGCGGTACTGCACAAGGTGTACGCCAAGGTGCTGGATCAGACGCGGGAGCGGGCAAACAGCCGGATCGATGCAGCCCTGCGGGAGTGGAACGAGCCGGAGTGATCATCCTCTCCCCTGGGGGACGCCTGGGGGACACGCACTGACTGACGTCGGGATACGGGTGGTACGGGGTGAGACACGTCCGCGCTTCGTCCACGGCGAATCGAACGGGTGCCGACAACGAGAAACCCCCTCTGATCAGGTAATTAACCTGATCAGAGGGGGTTTCCCTCCGTGTGGCGGCGCCAGGATTCGAACCTGGGAAGGCTGAGCCGGCAGATTTACAGTCTGCTCCCTTTGGCCGCTCGGGCACACCGCCGGGTAGTGCTGCCTTCGAACCCGCTTTCGGCGGTGCTCCCCGGCAACGACGTAAACAATACCCGATGCAGAGGGGTGCTTCGCCACCCGGTTGATCTCCACCTGCCGGCTCCCGGGGTGGCTAGGCTGGTGCGGATGCGGCCCGGTGTCATGCCGGGCCCGGCGGCCGCCGCCGCGCACGCCGGCACGCACCCGATTCGCACCCCGATACAAGGAGCCACAGGACATGGCCGACTCCAGTTTCGACATCGTCTCGAAGGTCGAGCGGCAGGAGGTCGACAACGCCCTCAACCAGACCGCCAAGGAGATCTCGCAGCGCTACGACTTCAAGGGCGTGGGCGCCTCGATCTCGTGGTCCGGCGACAAGATCGAGATGCGGGCGAACTCCGAGGACCGGGTGAAGGCTGTCCTCGACGTCTTCCAGTCCAAGCTGATCAAGCGCGGCATCTCGCTCAAGGCGCTGGACGCGGACGAGCCCCAGCTGTCCGGC encodes:
- a CDS encoding helix-turn-helix transcriptional regulator, with the translated sequence MARPKMLKLPEVLEEIEMSRAAFYRMRARGKAPKLIKLPNGHIRCRRSDLDAWWAEHETAA
- a CDS encoding tyrosine-type recombinase/integrase: MSLTYDVRLYSIEIRKDRPKPYRLRWLVGANKHSKSYTLKVQAEGRRSELMSAIRRGDQFDEETGLPVSELRAKQGSITWYEHCRAYVDRKWALAPAKSRKNYADALATITPALVKTRAGMPDAALMRRALYGWAFNRNRWNETPPDDVARALAWIGTHSMPVSALEDPATVRLALDALALRIDGKSASPRTAKRKRACLSDVLGLAVEEQYFSLPVNPLTAVKWTAPKSVEEVDPESVANPRQVRALLAGVREQGTRGRHLEAFFGCLYYAAMRPAEAAGLRASQCHLPETGWGMLTLRQGIVRAGRSWTDDGSAHETRHLKARAKKDSRPVPIPPHFVRMLREHIATHGTAPDGRLFRTNRNGLLQETGYGEVWAKARRDVLSEAETASLLARRPYDLRHAGVSFWLSSGVDAMECARRAGHSIAVLHKVYAKVLDQTRERANSRIDAALREWNEPE
- a CDS encoding YajQ family cyclic di-GMP-binding protein, with the translated sequence MADSSFDIVSKVERQEVDNALNQTAKEISQRYDFKGVGASISWSGDKIEMRANSEDRVKAVLDVFQSKLIKRGISLKALDADEPQLSGKEYKISASLQEGISQDNAKKVAKIIRDEGPKGVKAQVQGDELRVSSKSRDDLQAVIALLKGKDFDFALQFVNYR